Proteins encoded in a region of the Vicia villosa cultivar HV-30 ecotype Madison, WI linkage group LG5, Vvil1.0, whole genome shotgun sequence genome:
- the LOC131601895 gene encoding double-stranded RNA-binding protein 2-like, with protein MYKNQLQELAQRSCFNLPSYTCIREGPDHAPRFKATVNFNGEIFECPQYCSTLRQAEHSAAEVALGSLSHRGPSHSLAAKILDETGVYKNLLQEIAQRVGAPLPQYTTFRSGLGHLPVFTGTVELAGITFTGEHAKNKKQAEKNAAMAAWSSLKQLAKETASSSTEPENNDELEQITIARALLNYRLKEKMAMSNPNALIPFPKKFQFQNPRPTSPQPRPATSKILPLICPKTSPRNRHPAMASSSSDHNSNMSPLSSAPENRWMRRPKFPAAGAAPYVPIRHMRSPCQGIAPPVTIRTAIPVFSPPPAAVSPQVMQPHPVRVAPPINIRQVVPAYAAPQVRKDEHVPISKDNLARTPCATTPVRVDKTVPSVKVDPAPASAPAENATPPVQVDEPLPISKVDPAPLLYADESIPISKDVSAPAVQVDEPLLISKDDPAPTGSTDKTDTKTENIPAESEAVQRLEQLKI; from the exons ATGTACAAGAACCAGCTTCAAGAGCTGGCACAAAGAAGCTGCTTCAACCTCCCTTCCTACACGTGCATTCGAGAAGGTCCCGATCACGCGCCGCGGTTTAAAGCCACCGTTAACTTTAACGGCGAGATCTTCGAGTGTCCGCAGTATTGTTCAACTCTCCGTCAAGCCGAACACTCCGCTGCTGAGGTGGCACTCGGTTCTCTCTCCCACCGTGGTCCCTCTCATTCTCTCGCTGCAAAAATCCTT GATGAGACGGGAGTGTACAAGAATCTGTTACAGGAAATTGCGCAAAGGGTTGGTGCGCCTTTGCCGCAATACACGACTTTCCGGTCAGGCTTAGGGCATCTACCTGTTTTTACGGGGACGGTAGAGTTAGCTGGGATTACGTTTACAGGTGAACATGCGAAGAATAAGAAACAAGCAGAGAAGAATGCAGCTATGGCTGCTTGGTCGTCTCTAAAGCAAT TGGCGAAAGAAACTGCGAGCTCCTCAACTGAACCGGAGAACAACGATGAACTAGAACAAATCACCATAGCACGAGCCTTACTAAACTACCGTCTGAAGGAAAAGATGGCAATGTCCAATCCAAATGCTCTGATTCCATTTCCAAAGAAGTTCCAGTTTCAAAATCCCAGACCGACCAGTCCTCAACCTCGACCGGCGACATCGAAGATACTTCCCCTAATTTGCCCAAAGACATCACCTCGTAACAGGCATCCTGCAATGGCATCGTCCAGCAGCGATCATAATTCCAATATGTCACCACTTTCTTCTGCACCAGAAAACAGATGGATGCGACGCCCAAAATTCCCTGCAGCAGGAGCAGCACCATATGTTCCGATTCGACATATGCGATCACCTTGCCAGGGAATTGCACCTCCAGTTACCATAAGGACTGCAATACCTGTATTCTCCCCGCCACCAGCCGCAGTGTCTCCTCAAGTAATGCAGCCTCATCCTGTGCGAGTTGCTCCTCCGATCAACATTCGACAAGTAGTTCCAGCATATGCCGCTCCACAAGTTCGCAAAGATGAACATGTTCCCATCAGCAAAGACAATCTGGCACGAACACCATGTGCCACTACACCAGTTCGAGTAGACAAAACTGTTCCTAGCGTCAAAGTTGATCCAGCACCAGCATCAGCACCAGCAGAAAATGCTACTCCACCAGTTCAAGTAGACGAACCTCTTCCTATCAGCAAAGTCGATCCTGCTCCCCTACTCTATGCAGATGAATCTATTCCCATCAGCAAAGATGTTTCAGCACCAGCAGTTCAAGTAGACGAACCTCTTCTCATCAGCAAAGATGATCCAGCACCAACTGGTAGCACAGATAAAACCGACACCAAAACTGAGAATATTCCAGCAGAATCTGAGGCAGTGCAGAGATTGGAGCAgctgaaaatttga
- the LOC131605083 gene encoding protein MAIN-LIKE 1-like, with product MVYPEVDYPSEPVAPTPPQNSAAFLLALENSDAEIPSLEQLPLNSVNHAHKIFDLYHPDADWLKEAIFGSGLARLYCYGFITITHNKQGAFVERWHKETSYFHFLVGEMMITLDDVAFLLHLPIRGRLLNHSQITHDVTTKWMVDYLGAQLEKAYEQYSLTDGAHAKFSFLKDLYHDHLVMETDCETRGDDFFVQYHCQCALRCYFMLLFGTSLFVDKSANYVDATYLRYFMDLDTVREWNWGPAIWDPYTKR from the exons atggtatatccagaagttgactATCCATCAGAACCTGTTGCTCCTACACCTCCTCAGAATTCGGCTGCATTTCTTCTGGCCCTTGAAAATTCAGATGCTGAAATCCCTTCTCTG GAGCAACTGCCACTAAATTCCGTGAACCACGCgcataaaatatttgatttgtatcATCCTGATGCAGATTGGCTTAAGGAGGCCATTTTTGGCTCGGGACTTGCCAGACTTTATTGTTATGGTTTCATCACTATCACCCACAACAAGCAGGGGGCATTTGTCGAGagatggcacaaggagacgtcataTTTCCACTTTCTTGTTGGGGAGATGATGATCACACTTGATGACGTCGCCTTCCTACTACACCTCCCTATCAGAGGGAGGTTACTTAACCACTCCCAAATCACTCATGATGTCACCACTAAATGGATGGTTGACTATTTGGGAGCTCAACTAGAAAAGGCATATGAGCAATATTCCTTGACTGATGGAGCTCATGCCAAGTTCTCATTCCTGAAGGACCTTTATCACGACCACCTTGTTATGGAAACTGATTGCGAGACTAGGGGAGATGACTTCTTTGTTCAGTATCACTGTCAGTGTGCTTTGAGGTGTTACTTCATGTTATTGTTTGGCACGTCCctttttgtggacaaaagtgcaaacTACGTGGATGCAACATACCTCCGGTACTTCATGGATTTGGATACAGTGAGGGAGTGGAACTGGGGGCCGGCTATTTGGGATCCCTATACCAAAAGATGA